The genomic DNA GCTCCGGCGCATTGCCGCGGCGCTGCGCTCCGCCCGTCCGGGATCGCCTCAGGAGGCTGCCCACCGTCAGCTCGCGGCGGCAGACATCGAGCGATTCCTCGACCGGCGCTATGAGGGCGGCAGGCGGACCGAGCCGCTGCGGCCGCCGCCCGGCACGCCCATTGGCGGGCGAGCCCCCTGGCAATAAGCTGCCAAGTGGTCGAGTTCGCGAGTACGCTCACGGCCGAAATGCGACCGTACTTTACCGTACTTGCAAATTCGACCACTAAGCTCCCAACGGGGCGTGAGTTTACTTGACAGAGATGGCGCGTCCTGAGACAATTTTGCAGCCGGCCGGGCGTGAACCGCGCCGCGAGCAGCCCGAGCCAGAGCGGCACGGGCGCTGCCGCCGGCGCTAAATGAGGCGTGGGCGGCGCAACAAGCTCGTTCTTCGGGTAGACCTTGCAGGTACTGGGAACCTCGACATGGATCGCGCTGGCGGCACTCGTGGCCGCCAGTGCGGTCCTTGTCTTTCTGCTGCTCCGGCAGAAGCGTCGCGCCCGCCGTGCGCCGGGCGCGGCACCGGCGCGCGGCGTGCCGGCGCGGGAGCCTGCCGGGGTTCCGCCCCGCCGGGAAGCGGCGCGCGCGGCGCCGCTCCGGCGCACCTTCCCCGAGCTGACCTCGCGCCCAGAACTGCTCCGCGCCATCGAGGAACTGGGGTGGAGGCGGCCGACGCCGCTCCAATCTGGAATCATCCCGCTCCTCGCGAGCCGGCGCGATGTGGTGGCGGTCGCGGACCGGGGCGCGGGCAAGACCGGCTCGTACCTCATCCCGGCCCTCGAGCGGCAGGCAGACCGCGAGGGCTTGCACCTGCTGGTGATCTGCCCCACGCGCGAGCTGGTGGAGCGCGTGGCCGGCAAGGCGCGCGCGCTCGCCCGCCCGCTGCACCTGTGGGTGGGCACGTTGCACGACGGGGGCCCGGCTGCGGCACAGGTCCGGGATCTCCGCGCCGGCTTCGACATCCTGGTGGCCACGCCGGGCCGGCTGCTCGAGCACCTGGAAGCCGGGAACGTGGACCTCTCCACCATCCAGGTCCTGGTGCTGGACGAGGCCGATCGGCTAAGCGACCGCTGGGCGCAGCTCGAGCGCATCCTCGCCGCACTACGCACGGACCGGCAGACCATCGCCTTTGCCGCCAGCCTGCCCGAGCCGTTGCGGGACCGGCTACAGCGCATTACCCGCAAGGCCGAGTGGGTCGAAGCGCTGGCGCCAGCCCCAGGCCCCCCACCCGAGCTGCCGATACCCAGCCTAACCTCGCCTCCGCTCCCCGCCGCGGCTCCCAGGCGCGCCGGTTTGGCGGTGGAAACCGAAGAGGTGCTCAGCACCGGCCTCACCGGCACGGTCCGCTGGTTCAACGAGCGCAAGGGTTATGGCTTCATTACCCCGGATACGGGCGAGAAGGACTGCTTTGTCCACCGCTCCGCCATCCCCGGCGATGGCGACCGCTCCCTGAGCGAGGGGGACCGCGTGCGTTTCGATCTGGTGCGCCGGCCCAAGGGGCCCGAGGCCGAAAACGTGCGCAGGCTTTCGGAGTAACTGCTCGAAAGTCTAATTTCTGGAGAAATTCCTCACTTTTCGCTACCGGAGGCCTTTATGCGTCGCCTGTTTGCGCCCGCACTCGTGCTGGTCCTGGCCGTGCCGGCCGCCGCCCAGAAGCGTGCCTTGCTGCCGCAGGACTACTACCGCATGACTTTCGTCAGCGAAGTGGCCGTCTCACCGGCCGCTAACCTGTTGGCCTTCACGGTCACCACCGTGGACGAGAAGGAGAACAAGCGGCACCGCCAGGTGTGGCTGCAGCGGCTGGCGGCGGGCCGGCCGGCGGGCGAGCCGTTCCGCTTCACCGATCCCACGGAGGAGTCGTTCTCCCCCCGCTGGTCGCCGGATGGGCAGGTGCTGAGCTTCCAGTCGCGGCGGGGCAAGGACAGCAACCAGACGTGGTTCGCGCGGGTGGCCGCGCCAGGCGGTGAGGCCTACCACGTTGCCGGCATTGAGGGTGCGCCGGTCTGGTCGCAGGACGGGGCCTGGATCGCTTATCTGAAATCATTGGAAGACGAGGCCGGCGAAGGCGAGGGCGAGCGGAAGGAGCGGAAGGGGTGGATCGCGCCCGACGCGATCACCAGCACGCTGGATGCCAAGCGTTTTGACGGTCGGGTGATCACGTCCCTGCGCTACAAGCGGGACGGCACACTGGCCCTCTTGCCGCACTACTCGACGCGTCCCAAGCCGCGGCTGCTGCTGGCGCGCGCCGGCGGAGGCGAGCCCCGCGTGGTGGCAGAGCCGCCGTTCAGCATCCGCGCCATCACCTGGTCCGCGGACGGCCGGTTCCTCTACTTCAGCGGCGACGAGCTGGAAGATGACGAGTGGAATCGTGAGCCGACAGCGGACCTTTTTGTGGTGCCGGTCGAGGGTGGTGCGCCCCTCAAGCTGACGGCGAATCCCGGCTCCGAGGTCTCGCCTGCGGTTTCCCCGGACGGCCGGCGGCTGGCGTTTCTGCGCACGCCGCAGCGCGGCGCCCAGACGGACTTGCTGGTGGTCGACCTCGCCCCGGATGGGGGACTGCGTGGCGAGCCACGCAACCTGACGGCGTCGTGGGACCTGGAGCCGGGCGCGCCCGTCTGGACGCCGGATGGGCGGGCGCTCCGCTTCCAGGCGCGGATCGGTGGCGGGGTCCACCTGTTCGAGGTGGGCGCTGCTGGCGGCGCGGTCCGGCAGGTGACGAGCGGCGCCCGTCAGCTCGGCGCCTTCTCCTTCTCCCGCGAGGGCCGCGTCATGGCCTACACGGCCAGCGATGCCATCACCCCAGCGGAAGTGTTCATCGCCCGCGGCGACGGCCGGGAGGAGCGGCGGCTGACATCCTTCAATGACGTATGGCTGGCCGAAGTCGAGCGCATGCCGCACGAGCGGCTCACCTGGAAGGTCGCCGACGGCACGGAGATCGAGGGTTGGCTGGTCAAGCCCGTGGGGTTCCAGCCCGGCAAGCGGTACCCGCTGGTGCTGAAGATCCACGGCGGGCCGCACAGCGCCTATGGCAACACGTTCTTCCAGACGTTCCACGTGCTTTCCGGCGCCGGCTTCTTCGTGCTCTACCCCAACCCGCGCGGCTCGGAGGGCTACGGCCACGCCTTCACCTACGCCACGCGCGGCAGGTGGGGCGAGGTGGACCAGGAAGATTTCCTGAAGGGTGTCGACGCAGCGCTGGGCAAGTACCCGGAGATCGACGCGCAGCGCCTGGGTGTCTCGGGCGGCAGCTATGGCGGCTTCATGACCAACTGGCTGACGGCGCGGAGCGACCGCTTCGCCGCCGCCGTGACCAGCCGCTCGATCGCCAACTGGGAGAGCTGGTACGGCGACTCGGACGCGCAGGGCCTCACCGAGCACGAGTTCTATGGCCCGCCCTGGGAGCAGCGTGAGCTGTATCGCCGCCTCTCACCCATCACCTACGTCGAGAACGTGAGGGCGCCCACGCTGGTGATCCACAGTGAGAACGACTACCGGACGCCCATGGGCGAGGGCGAGCAGTGGTTCATGGCGCTGCAGAAGCGGAGAGTGCCCGTGGAGCTGGTGCGCTATCCACGCTCCTCGCATGGCCTCTCGCGCACGGGCGAGCCATGGCTGCTGGTGGACCGGCTCGAGCGGATCAAGAGCTGGTTCGTGCACTGGCTGATCGAGCGGCCCACTACGGCAGCGGCGGCGAGCGGCCCCTAGAATCCTTGTATCGCCAAACTTGTTACAAATGAGTCAAGTTTTCTTCGGGTCAGGTTCGGGTGACCACCGGTTCATGCCTCGTCGGTCTGAGGCGCGGCATCTGGGGCGAGCGTCACTGCGCTCCGAGTGCCAGGAAATGCCCTTATGAACCGCGCGCTCGAACGCACGCTCACGCTGCGCGACCTGACCCTGATTGTGGTCGGAACCGTCATCGGCTCCGGCATCTTCCTGGTGCCCGGTGCCGTAGTGCGCCAGACGGGCGGCGACGTGGGCGTCGCACTGGCCGTCTGGCTGGCCGGCGGCGTGCTCTCGCTGCTCGGCGCGCTCACGTACGGCGAGCTGGGCGCCATGGACCCGCAGGCCGGCGGCCTGTACGTCTACCTCCGTGACGCCTTCGGCCCGCTCCTCGCCTTCCTCTACGGCTGGACGCTCTTCTTCGTGATCAGCAGCGGCTCGACTGCCACACTGGCCGTCGCCTTCAGCGGCTACCTCCGCCAGTTCGTGGCGCTGGGCGCCGTAGCCGGCAAGCTGCTCGCACTACTCATGATCGCCGTGGTCGCCGCCATCAATGTCCGGGGCACGCGGACGGGCGTCGGCGTCCAGAACTGGAGTACGGGGATCAAGGCCGGGGCGATCCTGCTCATGAGCGGACTCCTCCTCGCCACGGGCAGCGGCTGGGAGGCGAGTGGCGGCCGCTTCTTTGCCGCGCCGCTCGACGCGACGCTCCTCTCGGGCGTGGGGCTGGCTATGATCGGTGTGCTCTGGGCCTACGAGGGGTGGCAGTACGTCACTTTCTCGGCGGGCGAAACGCTCGACCCGCAGCGCACCTTCCCGCGCGCGATCGTTCTGGGCACTACGGCCCTGATCGGGATCTACCTGCTGGCCAACCTCGGCTACATTGCAGCGCTCGGTCCCGAGCGGGCGGCCGGCTCCCAGCGCATTGCGGCGGAGGCGGTGGACGCGCTGCTCGGCGCGGCGGCGGGCAAGGTGATCGCCGCCGCGATTCTCGTCTCCATGTTCAGCGCAGCCAATGGGCTAGCGCTCACGGCGCCGCGCGCCTACTACGCAATGGCCCGGGACGGCCTCTTTTTCCGCCGGCTCGCGGACGTACACCCCCGCTTCGGCACGCCCGCGTTCGCGATTTTGGCCGGCTCCGCCTGGGCTATGCTGCTGGCTGCAACCGGTACGTTCGAGCAGCTCCTGACGTACGTGGTGTTCGCCGGCTGGATCTTCTACGCCCTCGGCGCCGCCAGCATCTTTGTTTATAGGCGACGCCGCCCGAAGGCGCCCCGCCCGTTCCGCGTGCCCGGCTACCCGCTCACCCCCGTACTCTTCATTCTCGCCGCCGCCGCCATTGTGCTGAACACGCTGGCGGCACAGCCGGTACAGGCCCTTTTGGGTGTTGGCATTGTCGCGATCGGCACGCCGGCCTACGCCGTGTGGAGGTCGAGGCTCCGGCCGCGCCGGTCGGTAGCGGGCTCCGGGCGGTAGCTGAGCGGCCCGAATTTTGCAAATATCCTGCCGGCGCGCCCTCATCGTCTTCGAATTTGTGCTGCGGATTGCCGCGCATTCCTTCTGCATAATCCGGCGGCGCTGGCGTGGGCGGGGGGGCTCATACTCGCTTTCCTTGACTCCCGGGATTGAAGACGGCATCATACGACATTCCCGCAAAGCTCTCCAACCCGCGATGCTGCCCGGCAGAACCATGCGCCCGCTCCTCCTGCCGTCTGTCTGCCTGATCGTCAGTTGCGGCGCGCCCGAGCCGGCGCGCATCGGCGTGGTCCTGGGCCCCAATGCCGCGGCGGCGGCCCGCCTCGCCGTTGCCGAAATCAATGCAGCGGGCGGTATAGCCGGCCGCCCGCTCGACCTGGTCATGGTCTCCGGCCGGCAGGCCAACTGGGCGCAGCCGGCGATCGCCGCGGCGGAGAGTCTCGCGACGAATCCGGCGATCGTGGCGGTAATCGGACACTCGAACAGCGCCGCGAGCCTTGCTGCGTCTCAGGTTTACAACGCGCGGGGTCTTGTGCACATTGCGCCCAACACCACGGCACCGCTTTTCAGCCAGGCCGGCCCCTACAGCTTCCGGCTGGTGCCGGACGACCGCCGGCAGGCCAAATTTCTGGCTGCGCAGGTAGGTGTGCGGGCCAGCCCCGCTCGCGTGGCAGTCGTGTATGTGAACGACGACTACGGCCGCGCCCTCGAGCTCGAGCTGAGAGGGCTGCTGGTCAGGCACGGCCACACCATCGTCTACGAAGCGCCGTACCTCGAGGCCGGTGATCCCGGCCACCTGGAAAGGGTGGCGGGTACCGTGGCCGACGCCGTGCCGGAGGTGCTGGTGCTCATCGGGCGGCCGCTGGATCTCGAGCCGTTCCTACGCCACTTGCGCCAGCGCTTGCAGGACCTGCCGATCTTGGGTAGTGACGCGCTGGATGACCCGCACGTCTACCGGAATCGGGACGGTGTGTTCACCGGCGTCCGCTTCGTCCGCTTCATTGACCCGGAAGCGCCGAATCCACGTGTCCAGGCATTGCGCCGGCAGTACCAGCGCGCGATGGGCAGGGAGTTGACCAGCGAGTCCCTTCTCACCTACGACGCCGTCCTGTTACTCGCGGAAGCGCTGCGATCCGGCGCACGGGACCGGGAGGCAGTGCGCCGCTTCCTTGCCTCGGTCGGCCGCGAACGGCCGGCCTTCCAGGGACTCGCCGGCCCCATCGCCTTCGATGGCCACGGCGACGTCATGCGCTCGCACCTGCTCGCCGAGGTCGCGTCTGCCGGCGTGCGGGCCGTCCAGGCTGGCCAGTAACGGCCATGCGCAAGCTATCCGTTCGCCAGTTGATTGTTGCCGGCGCCCTGGCCTGGGCCGTAGCTGCACTGGCCATGCTCGTCGGCGTGCTCGGCTTCTTCACGGCGATGCAGCGGGAGCTGCACCGCGAG from Gemmatimonadota bacterium includes the following:
- a CDS encoding ABC transporter substrate-binding protein — encoded protein: MRPLLLPSVCLIVSCGAPEPARIGVVLGPNAAAAARLAVAEINAAGGIAGRPLDLVMVSGRQANWAQPAIAAAESLATNPAIVAVIGHSNSAASLAASQVYNARGLVHIAPNTTAPLFSQAGPYSFRLVPDDRRQAKFLAAQVGVRASPARVAVVYVNDDYGRALELELRGLLVRHGHTIVYEAPYLEAGDPGHLERVAGTVADAVPEVLVLIGRPLDLEPFLRHLRQRLQDLPILGSDALDDPHVYRNRDGVFTGVRFVRFIDPEAPNPRVQALRRQYQRAMGRELTSESLLTYDAVLLLAEALRSGARDREAVRRFLASVGRERPAFQGLAGPIAFDGHGDVMRSHLLAEVASAGVRAVQAGQ
- a CDS encoding DEAD/DEAH box helicase, producing MQVLGTSTWIALAALVAASAVLVFLLLRQKRRARRAPGAAPARGVPAREPAGVPPRREAARAAPLRRTFPELTSRPELLRAIEELGWRRPTPLQSGIIPLLASRRDVVAVADRGAGKTGSYLIPALERQADREGLHLLVICPTRELVERVAGKARALARPLHLWVGTLHDGGPAAAQVRDLRAGFDILVATPGRLLEHLEAGNVDLSTIQVLVLDEADRLSDRWAQLERILAALRTDRQTIAFAASLPEPLRDRLQRITRKAEWVEALAPAPGPPPELPIPSLTSPPLPAAAPRRAGLAVETEEVLSTGLTGTVRWFNERKGYGFITPDTGEKDCFVHRSAIPGDGDRSLSEGDRVRFDLVRRPKGPEAENVRRLSE
- a CDS encoding S9 family peptidase, translated to MRRLFAPALVLVLAVPAAAQKRALLPQDYYRMTFVSEVAVSPAANLLAFTVTTVDEKENKRHRQVWLQRLAAGRPAGEPFRFTDPTEESFSPRWSPDGQVLSFQSRRGKDSNQTWFARVAAPGGEAYHVAGIEGAPVWSQDGAWIAYLKSLEDEAGEGEGERKERKGWIAPDAITSTLDAKRFDGRVITSLRYKRDGTLALLPHYSTRPKPRLLLARAGGGEPRVVAEPPFSIRAITWSADGRFLYFSGDELEDDEWNREPTADLFVVPVEGGAPLKLTANPGSEVSPAVSPDGRRLAFLRTPQRGAQTDLLVVDLAPDGGLRGEPRNLTASWDLEPGAPVWTPDGRALRFQARIGGGVHLFEVGAAGGAVRQVTSGARQLGAFSFSREGRVMAYTASDAITPAEVFIARGDGREERRLTSFNDVWLAEVERMPHERLTWKVADGTEIEGWLVKPVGFQPGKRYPLVLKIHGGPHSAYGNTFFQTFHVLSGAGFFVLYPNPRGSEGYGHAFTYATRGRWGEVDQEDFLKGVDAALGKYPEIDAQRLGVSGGSYGGFMTNWLTARSDRFAAAVTSRSIANWESWYGDSDAQGLTEHEFYGPPWEQRELYRRLSPITYVENVRAPTLVIHSENDYRTPMGEGEQWFMALQKRRVPVELVRYPRSSHGLSRTGEPWLLVDRLERIKSWFVHWLIERPTTAAAASGP
- a CDS encoding amino acid permease — translated: MNRALERTLTLRDLTLIVVGTVIGSGIFLVPGAVVRQTGGDVGVALAVWLAGGVLSLLGALTYGELGAMDPQAGGLYVYLRDAFGPLLAFLYGWTLFFVISSGSTATLAVAFSGYLRQFVALGAVAGKLLALLMIAVVAAINVRGTRTGVGVQNWSTGIKAGAILLMSGLLLATGSGWEASGGRFFAAPLDATLLSGVGLAMIGVLWAYEGWQYVTFSAGETLDPQRTFPRAIVLGTTALIGIYLLANLGYIAALGPERAAGSQRIAAEAVDALLGAAAGKVIAAAILVSMFSAANGLALTAPRAYYAMARDGLFFRRLADVHPRFGTPAFAILAGSAWAMLLAATGTFEQLLTYVVFAGWIFYALGAASIFVYRRRRPKAPRPFRVPGYPLTPVLFILAAAAIVLNTLAAQPVQALLGVGIVAIGTPAYAVWRSRLRPRRSVAGSGR